One genomic region from Epinephelus fuscoguttatus linkage group LG8, E.fuscoguttatus.final_Chr_v1 encodes:
- the gnb3a gene encoding guanine nucleotide-binding protein G(I)/G(S)/G(T) subunit beta-3a — MGEMEQLRKEADNLKDQITAARKAVQDTTLQEAAAGINVVGRVQLKTRKTLRGHLAKIYAMHWGTDSTLCVSASQDGKLIVWDSITTNKVNAIPLKSSWVMTCAYAPSGNLVACGGLDNMCSIYNLKGKDGNVKVMRELAAHTGYLSCCRFLSDSEIITSSGDCTCVLWDIETGTQKTVFAGHQGDCMSLAVSPDFKFFISGACDFTAKLWDIREATCRQTFGGHESDINAIGFFPNGNAVITGSDDATCKLYDLRADQDLITYQDSSIMCGVTSLAPSLSGRLLLAGYDDFNVNIWDTLKSERVGVLAGHDNRVSCIGVSSDGMACCTGSWDSFLKIWN; from the exons ATGGGTGAAATGGAGCAATTGCGAAAGGAGGCAGACAATCTCAAAGACCAGATCACT GCAGCTCGTAAGGCGGTGCAGGACACCACGCTGCAAGAAGCCGCAGCCGGGATCAATGTGGTGGGGAGGGTCCAGCTGAAGACCAGGAAAACACTAAGGGGTCACCTTGCAAAGATCTACGCCATGCACTGGGGCACTGACTCCAC GCTGTGTGTCAGCGCCTCACAAGATGGAAAACTCATCGTGTGGGACAGCATCACGACCAACAAG GTGAATGCCATCCCTCTCAAGTCATCGTGGGTGATGACTTGTGCCTACGCACCCTCGGGGAACCTAGTGGCTTGTGGTGGCCTGGACAACATGTGCTCCATCTACAACCTCAAGGGCAAGGATGGGAATGTCAAGGTCATGCGCGAGTTGGCGGCACACACAG GTTACCTGTCCTGCTGTCGTTTCCTCAGTGACAGTGAGATCATCACCAGCTCTGGAGACTGCACATG CGTACTATGGGACATCGAGACAGGGACCCAGAAGACCGTCTTTGCAGGACACCAGGGAGACTGCATGTCCCTGGCCGTGTCCCCAGACTTCAAGTTTTTCATCTCAGGGGCGTGTGACTTCACGGCCAAGCTGTGGGACATCAGGGAGGCCACATGCAGACAGACTTTTGGAGGCCACGAGAGTGACATCAACGCAATCGgg TTCTTTCCTAATGGGAACGCAGTGATAACAGGGTCGGATGATGCCACCTGTAAGCTGTACGACCTGCGAGCCGACCAGGACCTCATTACCTACCAGGACTCCAGCATCATGTGCGGGGTGACCTCCCTGGCCCCCTCCCTGTCTGGACGCCTGTTGCTGGCTGGCTATGACGACTTCAATGTCAACATCTGGGACACACTTAAATCTGAGAGAGTGG GAGTGCTGGCTGGTCACGACAACAGAGTGAGCTGTATCGGAGTGTCCTCAGACGGGATGGCATGTTGCACAGGATCCTGGGACAGCTTCCTCAAGATATGGAACTGA